A section of the Sphaerobacter thermophilus DSM 20745 genome encodes:
- a CDS encoding enoyl-CoA hydratase-related protein yields MDPLRTEQRGPALWLTLNRPEKRNPLGRDLLRALHGAIMGAVDRDDVRCIVLAGAGPVFCAGADLTEFVQAEDPAVLAADGELLARLLQAIVDSPKPVIARVQGAALAGGAGLVAAADIVVAADDARFGFTEVRIGLVPAVISPFVLRAIGRRAAQAHFLTGAPFDAAEALRIGLVHRVVPANALDAAVDEIVGALGRAAPGALGSVKRLLDQVQGLGVGEARDLTIRTLAERRASEEGQEGMRAFLEKRDAAWVTH; encoded by the coding sequence ATGGACCCCCTCCGCACCGAACAACGCGGGCCGGCACTGTGGCTGACCCTGAACCGGCCGGAGAAGCGGAACCCGCTGGGGCGGGATCTGCTGCGGGCGCTGCACGGCGCGATCATGGGGGCCGTTGACCGCGATGACGTCCGCTGCATCGTCCTGGCCGGAGCCGGGCCGGTCTTCTGCGCCGGTGCCGACCTAACCGAGTTTGTCCAGGCAGAGGACCCGGCCGTTCTCGCCGCCGATGGTGAACTGCTGGCTCGCCTGCTCCAGGCAATCGTCGACTCGCCTAAGCCGGTCATCGCGCGGGTGCAGGGGGCTGCCCTGGCGGGTGGTGCCGGGCTGGTCGCCGCGGCCGACATCGTGGTCGCGGCCGACGACGCTCGCTTCGGCTTCACCGAGGTGCGGATCGGCCTGGTCCCGGCCGTCATCAGCCCCTTCGTGCTCCGCGCCATCGGGCGCCGGGCGGCGCAGGCACACTTCCTCACCGGCGCCCCCTTCGACGCCGCCGAGGCACTGCGGATCGGGCTGGTCCACCGAGTCGTCCCCGCCAACGCACTCGACGCGGCGGTGGACGAGATCGTCGGCGCTCTCGGGCGGGCTGCGCCGGGTGCCCTCGGTTCCGTCAAGCGCCTGCTCGATCAGGTGCAGGGTCTGGGCGTTGGCGAGGCACGGGACCTGACGATCCGCACCCTGGCAGAGCGGCGCGCCAGCGAGGAGGGGCAAGAGGGAATGCGCGCCTTCCTGGAGAAGCGCGACGCCGCATGGGTGACGCACTGA
- a CDS encoding ArgE/DapE family deacylase — protein MIQIDRRHLRETLADLVRIPSINPDLVPGAGGEREIAEAIAARLRTTPGITVELQDAGGGRPNVIAIVGEGSGRRLMLNGHMDTVGVAGMADPFSARVEDDRLYGRGAFDMKGSLASMIVLLEAIARAGEFPGQLIATFVVDEEYASIGTQAICREIDRWRPDAALVLEPTDLNIGVAHKGFVWAEIVTRGRAAHGSDFRAGVDAIAHMGRVLVELERLGADLLARTPHRYVGPPSIHASLISGGQELSSYPEECCLQIERRTVPGETAAQVEAELQAILDRLSAEDDQFNATLTMGVVREPFEISEDAEIVRVLGRAVERELGQEPVVYGGFGWMDSALLAAAGVPTAIFGPSGEGAHALVEWSDLASLEAVTRVIARVAYDFCGM, from the coding sequence ATGATCCAGATCGACCGCCGCCACCTGCGCGAGACGCTGGCCGACCTCGTCCGTATCCCGTCGATCAACCCGGACCTTGTCCCCGGTGCGGGCGGTGAGCGCGAGATCGCCGAGGCGATCGCCGCGAGGCTTCGCACCACACCCGGGATCACGGTCGAGCTGCAAGACGCCGGGGGCGGGCGGCCGAACGTGATCGCCATCGTCGGCGAGGGCTCGGGACGGCGGCTGATGCTCAACGGCCACATGGATACCGTCGGCGTCGCCGGGATGGCCGACCCCTTCTCGGCACGCGTCGAGGACGACCGGCTCTACGGCCGCGGGGCGTTCGACATGAAGGGGTCGCTGGCGAGCATGATCGTGCTGCTCGAAGCGATCGCTCGGGCCGGTGAGTTCCCCGGCCAGCTCATCGCGACCTTCGTTGTCGACGAGGAGTACGCCAGCATCGGCACCCAGGCGATCTGCCGTGAGATCGACCGCTGGCGCCCCGACGCCGCGCTGGTGCTGGAGCCGACCGACCTCAACATCGGCGTCGCCCATAAGGGCTTCGTCTGGGCCGAGATCGTCACCCGTGGTCGTGCGGCCCATGGCAGCGACTTCCGCGCGGGCGTCGACGCAATCGCCCATATGGGCCGCGTGCTGGTCGAGCTGGAGCGCCTCGGCGCCGACCTGCTCGCCCGGACGCCGCACCGGTACGTCGGCCCGCCGTCGATCCACGCCTCGCTGATCTCCGGCGGCCAGGAGCTCTCCTCCTACCCCGAGGAGTGCTGCCTCCAGATCGAGCGCCGCACCGTCCCCGGCGAGACAGCCGCGCAGGTCGAGGCGGAGTTGCAGGCCATCCTCGACCGGCTAAGCGCCGAGGACGACCAGTTCAACGCCACCCTCACGATGGGAGTGGTGCGGGAGCCGTTTGAGATCAGCGAGGACGCTGAGATCGTCCGGGTGCTCGGCCGCGCCGTGGAGCGCGAGCTGGGGCAGGAGCCGGTGGTCTATGGCGGCTTCGGATGGATGGACTCGGCCCTGCTGGCCGCCGCCGGGGTTCCGACGGCGATCTTCGGCCCCTCCGGGGAGGGGGCCCACGCGTTGGTCGAGTGGAGCGACCTTGCTTCCCTGGAGGCCGTCACCCGTGTCATCGCCCGCGTCGCCTACGACTTCTGCGGGATGTAG
- a CDS encoding HpcH/HpaI aldolase family protein — protein MRGNHVRRRLLAGEASVGTWLALPSPEAAEFIGRLGFDWVVVDTEHYAIDIRTMAQMFMAVAATPTAPMVRIPWNDPMWFKRVLDAGAWGIVVPMVKSREEAERAVEATRYHPLGNRSVGGGRHALSFDTTASEYYRHANDEILLVLQIEHIDAVERVDEILSVPGVDACFIGPNDLAASMGLGLGVPLECDIPRVVEAINHVRETAVRFGVVPGIHCSNADGVNQRLAEGFRLCGMASELRYLLAGLRADIERLNWRAAEPHRIDTAGQGDTVRY, from the coding sequence ATGCGGGGGAACCATGTGCGGCGACGCCTGCTCGCAGGTGAGGCATCGGTCGGCACCTGGCTGGCACTGCCCAGCCCGGAGGCGGCCGAGTTCATTGGCCGTCTAGGCTTCGACTGGGTGGTGGTGGACACCGAGCACTATGCCATCGACATCCGCACCATGGCGCAGATGTTCATGGCCGTGGCAGCGACGCCCACTGCCCCGATGGTGCGCATCCCGTGGAACGACCCGATGTGGTTCAAGCGCGTGCTCGACGCCGGGGCCTGGGGCATCGTCGTCCCGATGGTCAAGAGCCGCGAGGAAGCCGAGCGGGCGGTCGAGGCGACCCGCTACCACCCGCTGGGAAACCGCAGCGTCGGCGGCGGCCGCCACGCGCTCAGTTTCGACACCACGGCCAGCGAGTACTACCGCCATGCCAACGACGAGATCCTCCTCGTTCTCCAGATCGAGCACATCGACGCGGTCGAGCGTGTCGACGAGATTCTGAGCGTCCCGGGCGTCGACGCCTGCTTCATCGGCCCGAACGATCTGGCGGCCTCGATGGGGCTGGGGCTGGGCGTCCCGCTGGAGTGCGACATCCCGCGCGTGGTCGAGGCGATCAATCACGTGCGCGAAACCGCGGTCCGGTTCGGCGTCGTGCCCGGCATCCACTGCAGCAACGCCGACGGCGTCAATCAGCGGCTGGCCGAGGGCTTCCGGCTGTGTGGCATGGCCAGCGAGTTGCGTTACTTGCTCGCCGGGCTCCGTGCCGACATCGAGCGGCTCAACTGGCGGGCCGCCGAGCCACACCGGATCGATACCGCCGGTCAGGGTGACACCGTGCGCTACTGA
- a CDS encoding S9 family peptidase, producing MAQPITPELVVYGLTMAGEPQVSPDGTQILYTLSAVDRETKKGSSQIWLCGIDGSNPRRLTWSGERNSGGVWSPDGRRIAFVSNRVEKAGIFVLDLDRPGEAREITRHNQAISDLAWSPDGTRIAYTTTFDPENPDETPPDKDAPPKVRVTRRIDYKQDGRGYLNDVRFHTFVVDVETGERRRLSRELRDHLFPQWSPDGRFVSVRVPILNGMCSYLALLPVDGGEEIRIGPETGVISVWAWSPSGDRIIYAGDTEHSFQDDFFVYDVASGTTTRLTDDLDVSPVGGEPGRGAPAQPVWLDDRRVLFHAIRAGASGLYTIDAETGAIETVVRWEATHAGMSVDRDRRYVVQGHTSFSEIGEIAVHDTQTNQTTVVTGYNTQVLTEHPPANWERFEIERAGYTIEAWLLTPPDFDPNKRYPVILDVHGGPQGFYGYTFTPWQQILATNGFLVVMSNPRGSGSYGREFAQAVLQDWGGEDFKDLMAVLDTVLERPYADRERTGIWGYSYGGYMTAWTIGQTDRFKAAVCGAPCFDLVSMYGTSDISHTFGELEWGGRPHEIPEKFAAQSPSTFAHRATTPTLIIHGEEDERCPIGQGEQMFIALLKAGCEVEFVRYPGGSHGMLRLGPPQHREDVFTRILNWFKHYLGEPA from the coding sequence ATGGCACAGCCCATCACCCCGGAGCTCGTCGTCTATGGACTCACCATGGCCGGTGAACCGCAGGTGTCTCCGGACGGGACGCAGATCCTGTACACGCTCAGCGCCGTCGACCGCGAGACGAAGAAGGGCTCCAGCCAGATCTGGCTCTGTGGGATCGACGGCAGCAACCCGCGCCGGCTCACCTGGAGCGGCGAGCGGAACAGCGGCGGCGTCTGGTCGCCGGACGGCAGGCGCATCGCCTTCGTCTCGAACCGGGTCGAAAAGGCCGGCATCTTCGTGCTCGACCTGGACCGACCGGGGGAGGCGCGCGAGATCACGCGGCACAACCAGGCGATCAGCGACCTCGCCTGGTCTCCCGACGGCACCCGCATCGCCTACACCACCACCTTCGACCCGGAGAACCCAGACGAGACACCGCCCGACAAGGATGCGCCGCCGAAGGTGCGGGTCACGCGACGCATCGACTATAAGCAGGACGGCCGCGGCTACCTGAACGACGTGCGCTTCCACACGTTCGTCGTCGACGTCGAGACCGGTGAGCGACGCCGGCTGAGCCGTGAACTGCGCGACCACCTCTTCCCCCAGTGGTCGCCGGACGGTCGGTTCGTCTCGGTCCGCGTCCCGATCCTGAACGGCATGTGCTCCTACCTCGCGCTGCTCCCGGTCGACGGCGGCGAGGAGATCCGCATCGGCCCGGAGACCGGCGTCATCAGTGTCTGGGCCTGGTCGCCCTCCGGAGACCGGATCATCTACGCAGGTGACACCGAGCACTCGTTCCAGGACGACTTCTTCGTCTACGACGTCGCCAGCGGCACGACCACGCGTCTGACGGACGACCTGGACGTGAGCCCGGTTGGCGGCGAGCCCGGCCGCGGCGCTCCGGCTCAGCCGGTCTGGCTCGACGATCGCCGGGTGCTGTTCCATGCGATCCGGGCCGGTGCCAGCGGCCTCTATACCATCGACGCTGAGACCGGCGCTATTGAGACGGTGGTGCGCTGGGAAGCGACGCACGCCGGGATGAGCGTCGACCGCGACCGGCGCTACGTTGTTCAGGGGCACACCAGCTTCTCCGAGATCGGTGAGATCGCCGTCCACGATACGCAGACCAACCAGACGACGGTCGTCACCGGGTACAACACGCAGGTCCTGACCGAGCACCCGCCGGCCAACTGGGAGCGCTTCGAGATCGAGCGGGCCGGGTACACGATCGAGGCGTGGCTCCTGACGCCGCCCGATTTCGACCCGAACAAGCGCTACCCGGTGATCCTCGACGTCCACGGTGGCCCGCAGGGCTTCTATGGCTACACGTTCACCCCGTGGCAGCAGATTCTGGCCACCAACGGCTTCCTGGTGGTGATGTCGAACCCGCGCGGCTCCGGCTCCTACGGCCGCGAGTTCGCGCAGGCGGTCCTCCAGGACTGGGGCGGCGAGGACTTCAAGGACCTGATGGCGGTCCTCGACACGGTGCTGGAGCGCCCATACGCTGACCGCGAGCGGACCGGCATCTGGGGCTACAGCTACGGCGGCTACATGACGGCGTGGACCATCGGGCAGACGGATCGCTTCAAGGCAGCCGTCTGCGGCGCGCCCTGCTTCGACCTGGTGTCGATGTACGGCACGAGCGACATCAGCCACACCTTCGGCGAGCTCGAGTGGGGTGGCCGGCCCCACGAGATCCCGGAGAAGTTCGCGGCACAGTCGCCGTCGACGTTCGCCCACCGTGCGACGACGCCGACGCTGATCATCCACGGAGAGGAGGACGAGCGCTGCCCGATCGGGCAAGGGGAGCAGATGTTCATCGCGCTGCTGAAGGCCGGCTGCGAGGTCGAGTTCGTCCGCTACCCGGGCGGGTCGCACGGCATGCTGCGCCTGGGTCCGCCGCAGCACCGCGAGGACGTCTTCACGCGCATCCTGAACTGGTTCAAGCACTACCTCGGCGAGCCCGCCTAG
- a CDS encoding carboxyl transferase domain-containing protein: MRLTSRVNRSDPEFQANREANLQAIEELQARLRRAQAGGGELAHQRQRQRGKLPVRERIERVLDPASPFLELSPLAAEDMYDGEAPAAGIVTGIGRIGGREVVIVANDPTVKGGTYFPITVKKHLRAQEIAFANHLPCLYLVDSGGAFLPLQSEVFPDRDHFGRIFRNQALLSAQGLRQVAVVLGPCTAGGAYVPAMSDEAVIVRGTGTIYLGGPPLVKAATGEEVTAEELGGADVHGRVSGVVDYVADDEASALAIAHDLLAQPRPAPPPLPFEREPIVDPQEDPEDLLGIVPPEPRRPYDAREVLIRILDGSRLREFKADYGQTLVCGFGHLYGIPVGVLANNGVLFSDSARKGAHFVMLCAQQRIPLIFFQNITGFIVGKRYEHEGIARDGAKMVAAVAVAQVPKLTVMIGASYGAGNYAMCGRAYDPRFVFSWPTARIGVMGGEQAAGVLVTIRQRAAASRGEPLDEAGLERLRQEVEARYAEETSPYFATARLWDDGVIDPRQTRQVLGLALQTALNAPIPPTEYGVLRI; encoded by the coding sequence GTGCGGCTCACCAGTCGGGTCAACCGGTCCGATCCCGAGTTCCAGGCCAACCGTGAGGCGAACCTCCAGGCCATCGAAGAGCTGCAAGCGCGGCTAAGGCGCGCTCAGGCCGGCGGCGGCGAGCTGGCCCACCAGCGCCAGCGGCAGCGCGGCAAACTCCCGGTTCGCGAGCGGATCGAGCGCGTTCTCGACCCGGCCAGCCCCTTCCTCGAACTATCTCCCCTCGCCGCGGAGGACATGTACGACGGCGAGGCACCGGCGGCCGGGATCGTCACCGGCATCGGTCGGATCGGCGGCCGGGAGGTCGTCATCGTCGCCAACGACCCGACCGTCAAGGGCGGCACCTACTTCCCGATCACCGTCAAGAAGCACCTGCGCGCCCAGGAGATCGCCTTCGCCAACCACTTGCCGTGCCTCTATCTGGTCGACTCCGGCGGCGCCTTCCTCCCGCTGCAGAGCGAGGTCTTTCCCGACCGTGACCACTTTGGGCGGATCTTCCGCAACCAGGCACTCCTCTCGGCGCAGGGGCTGCGCCAGGTGGCGGTGGTTCTCGGTCCTTGCACGGCCGGCGGGGCCTATGTGCCGGCCATGAGCGACGAAGCGGTCATCGTGCGTGGCACCGGCACGATCTACCTCGGCGGCCCGCCGCTCGTGAAGGCCGCCACCGGCGAGGAGGTGACCGCTGAGGAGCTGGGTGGTGCCGACGTCCACGGCCGGGTCAGCGGGGTGGTGGACTACGTGGCCGACGACGAGGCCAGCGCGCTCGCCATCGCCCACGATCTGCTGGCCCAACCTCGACCCGCGCCGCCCCCGCTACCCTTCGAGCGGGAGCCGATCGTCGATCCGCAGGAGGACCCCGAGGATCTGCTGGGCATCGTCCCGCCGGAACCGCGCCGCCCCTACGACGCGCGCGAGGTTCTGATCCGCATCCTGGACGGCAGCCGGCTGCGAGAGTTCAAGGCCGACTACGGCCAGACGCTCGTCTGCGGTTTCGGTCACCTCTACGGCATCCCGGTCGGCGTGCTGGCGAACAACGGCGTGCTGTTCAGCGACTCGGCCCGCAAGGGCGCGCACTTCGTGATGCTCTGCGCCCAGCAGCGCATCCCGCTGATCTTCTTCCAGAACATCACCGGCTTCATCGTCGGGAAACGCTACGAGCACGAGGGGATCGCGCGCGACGGTGCGAAGATGGTAGCGGCGGTCGCGGTGGCGCAGGTGCCGAAGCTGACCGTGATGATCGGCGCGTCGTACGGCGCCGGGAACTACGCGATGTGCGGCCGGGCCTACGACCCGCGGTTTGTCTTTAGCTGGCCGACCGCCCGGATCGGCGTGATGGGGGGCGAGCAAGCAGCCGGCGTGCTGGTCACGATCCGCCAGCGTGCGGCCGCGAGCCGCGGCGAGCCGCTAGACGAGGCCGGGTTGGAGCGCCTGCGCCAGGAGGTCGAAGCGCGCTATGCCGAGGAGACAAGCCCCTACTTCGCCACCGCGCGGCTCTGGGACGACGGGGTGATCGACCCGCGCCAGACCCGACAGGTGCTCGGACTGGCGCTGCAGACCGCCCTCAACGCTCCCATCCCGCCGACGGAGTACGGGGTGCTGCGGATTTGA
- a CDS encoding D-alanyl-D-alanine carboxypeptidase family protein — MRRLRVLLLAVLVLPIHIVLTARPAAARPDVAARNWIVMDGASGDVLDAQEPHQRTAIASLTKMLTALVAVERADLEQVVTVMRSDLIRGSSARLREGERLSLRTLLYGLLLPSGNDAALAIARAVGGSPHADDQAARGRFIDWMNERAVSLGLTDTRVVNPHGLDARDHFGSAHDLALVTRAVLESPVLAPIFGAHDYSGEGHRYESTNKLWERYPGIIGGKTGWTRAAGHCLVEVAERDGRRVIVVLLGSTSERWYDDATVLLDHGFAILSPPATPEPTGHAHTTGLGGTAHAPRAWTWGLAPGAFAESPTRRWAAWSLTTRLR; from the coding sequence GTGCGTCGTCTTCGCGTCCTCCTCCTGGCCGTTCTCGTGCTGCCGATTCACATAGTGCTCACCGCGCGGCCGGCTGCCGCGCGGCCCGATGTCGCCGCCCGGAACTGGATCGTCATGGATGGGGCGTCCGGCGACGTGCTGGACGCCCAGGAACCGCACCAGCGCACGGCGATCGCGAGCCTCACCAAGATGCTCACAGCACTGGTCGCCGTCGAGCGGGCGGACCTCGAGCAAGTGGTCACGGTGATGCGGTCGGACCTGATCCGTGGCTCCAGCGCGAGGCTTCGGGAGGGAGAGCGGCTCTCGCTGCGCACCCTCCTCTACGGGCTGCTCTTGCCGAGCGGCAACGACGCGGCGCTGGCGATTGCCCGCGCGGTCGGCGGCAGCCCACATGCAGACGACCAGGCCGCACGCGGGCGCTTCATCGACTGGATGAACGAGCGAGCCGTCAGCCTTGGCCTGACCGACACCCGGGTAGTGAACCCGCATGGCCTGGATGCGCGGGACCACTTCGGTAGCGCTCACGACCTCGCGCTGGTCACCCGCGCGGTCCTCGAATCCCCGGTCCTCGCCCCGATCTTCGGCGCCCACGACTATTCCGGCGAAGGCCACCGCTACGAGAGCACCAACAAGCTCTGGGAGCGCTACCCCGGCATCATCGGCGGCAAGACGGGCTGGACCAGAGCCGCCGGCCACTGCCTCGTCGAGGTCGCTGAGCGCGACGGCCGCCGGGTGATCGTCGTCCTCCTCGGCTCCACCAGTGAGCGCTGGTACGACGACGCCACCGTGCTCCTCGACCACGGTTTCGCGATACTCTCCCCGCCCGCCACCCCGGAACCCACCGGGCACGCTCACACCACCGGGTTGGGGGGCACTGCCCACGCACCACGGGCCTGGACCTGGGGACTGGCACCGGGCGCCTTCGCTGAGAGCCCCACCCGGCGGTGGGCCGCCTGGTCCCTGACCACGCGGCTGCGATAG
- a CDS encoding biotin carboxylase N-terminal domain-containing protein has translation MGDALMTRRVAIANRGEIAVRIAATCRLRGYEPVLLCGEPDADGFAARAIGRVEVVGPAGSEMDPDAVVAAARRAGAIFLHPGYGFLSERPALARACAAAGIRFLGPSPETLERCGDKVETRRAAVEAGVPVLSASEPLGDAPEEWCTAAKAIGYPVLVKAALGGGGTSLRRVDDPKELTEAVASARREAEAAGAGPVLYLERFLDSARHIEVQVAGDGTRAIAIGDRECSLQRRHQKVIEEAPAPNLSDEARRRLHTYAIAVAEAVGLVSLATIEFLYGADGTIAFLEVNPRLQVEHPVTEAVIGWDLVALQLDLTEGRPLPECAPAPHGHAIEARLYAEDPARHFLPSPGRLTVLALPTAPRLRVDAAYAAGDVVPDRYDPLIAKLIAWGANRDEALTRLRDALTRTGVAGVATNRPWLIALLDAPEVRAGAYTTTTAATVPPPAGPPPRLAAAALLATALDRPPSSDPWERIGPFRLAGGAEIAFHGVDADWERVIVVEREGGIWTADDGEGQAPLRWWRGSDGLWTVAYGDEVGTAAIARRDDGTIEMATAEGRWLARPGRRAPEASRAAARADDTIRAPLPGKILRVPAESDAPVAEGEPLVIMSAMKIEVVLRAPAPGRVRSIHCYPDQQVDAGDILVELALDPTD, from the coding sequence ATGGGTGACGCACTGATGACTCGCCGGGTCGCCATCGCCAACCGCGGGGAGATCGCAGTCCGGATCGCTGCCACCTGCCGGCTGCGGGGCTACGAGCCCGTCCTGCTCTGCGGCGAGCCCGACGCCGACGGCTTCGCGGCGCGCGCTATCGGCCGGGTCGAGGTCGTCGGGCCGGCCGGGAGTGAGATGGACCCCGACGCCGTCGTCGCGGCGGCGCGCCGGGCCGGGGCCATATTCCTCCACCCCGGCTACGGGTTCCTCAGCGAGCGCCCCGCGCTTGCCCGCGCCTGCGCCGCGGCCGGCATCCGCTTCCTCGGCCCCAGCCCGGAGACGCTGGAGCGCTGCGGCGACAAGGTGGAGACCCGACGGGCCGCGGTTGAGGCCGGAGTCCCGGTTCTCTCCGCCAGCGAGCCGCTGGGGGACGCCCCGGAGGAGTGGTGCACCGCTGCGAAGGCCATCGGCTATCCGGTCTTGGTCAAAGCGGCTCTGGGTGGAGGCGGCACCAGCTTGCGGCGTGTGGATGACCCGAAGGAGCTGACGGAAGCGGTCGCCTCGGCCCGCCGCGAGGCGGAGGCCGCCGGGGCCGGGCCGGTGCTTTACCTAGAGCGCTTCCTGGACAGCGCACGGCATATCGAGGTACAGGTCGCTGGGGACGGCACACGAGCCATCGCCATCGGTGACCGCGAGTGTTCGCTGCAGCGGCGCCACCAGAAGGTGATTGAGGAGGCGCCCGCGCCGAACCTGTCGGACGAAGCACGCCGGCGGCTCCATACCTATGCCATCGCGGTGGCCGAAGCGGTCGGGCTGGTGAGCCTGGCGACCATCGAGTTCCTCTACGGCGCCGACGGGACCATCGCCTTCCTCGAAGTGAACCCTCGCTTGCAGGTAGAGCATCCCGTGACCGAGGCGGTGATCGGATGGGATCTGGTCGCGCTCCAGCTCGATCTGACCGAGGGCCGCCCGCTCCCCGAGTGCGCCCCGGCGCCGCACGGCCACGCTATCGAAGCCCGGCTCTACGCCGAAGACCCGGCGCGCCACTTCCTGCCCAGCCCCGGCAGGCTCACCGTCCTGGCGCTGCCCACAGCGCCACGACTCCGGGTGGACGCCGCCTATGCCGCCGGGGACGTCGTCCCCGACCGCTACGATCCGCTCATCGCCAAGCTGATCGCCTGGGGCGCGAACCGCGACGAGGCGCTCACCCGCTTGCGCGACGCCCTGACCCGCACCGGCGTGGCCGGCGTCGCAACGAACCGGCCCTGGCTGATCGCTCTGCTCGACGCCCCTGAGGTGCGCGCCGGTGCCTACACCACCACGACCGCGGCGACGGTCCCGCCTCCCGCCGGTCCCCCGCCGCGGCTCGCGGCCGCCGCGCTCCTCGCCACCGCGCTGGACCGCCCGCCGAGCAGCGACCCGTGGGAGCGGATCGGTCCCTTCCGCCTCGCCGGTGGCGCCGAGATCGCCTTCCACGGCGTCGACGCCGACTGGGAACGAGTCATCGTCGTGGAGCGGGAGGGTGGAATCTGGACCGCTGACGACGGCGAGGGCCAGGCTCCGCTCCGTTGGTGGCGCGGCAGCGACGGGCTCTGGACGGTGGCCTACGGCGACGAGGTCGGCACCGCCGCTATCGCACGCCGGGACGACGGAACGATCGAGATGGCCACGGCCGAGGGACGGTGGCTGGCCCGCCCGGGGCGCCGCGCACCGGAGGCAAGCCGCGCCGCCGCCCGTGCCGACGACACGATCCGCGCGCCGCTCCCGGGGAAGATCCTGCGCGTCCCGGCTGAATCCGACGCGCCGGTCGCAGAGGGTGAGCCCCTGGTCATCATGAGCGCTATGAAGATCGAGGTCGTCCTCCGCGCCCCCGCCCCCGGTCGCGTCCGCAGCATCCACTGCTACCCCGATCAGCAAGTCGACGCCGGGGACATCCTCGTCGAACTCGCCCTCGACCCCACCGACTAA
- the lepB gene encoding signal peptidase I, whose product MATGSDKQAAGQQEQAQDRSALREIVQTLLTAVIIFVLIRAVVLTYRVEGTSMVPALQPGQLLLVGRHAYLHIDVNGILDALPFVERDGERMVYPFGKPSRGDIVILDAHDASGKPYVKRVVGLPGDRVSIHDGALYVNGERLDEPYINGMATTRPGRFLRAGNEQVIPEGYVFVMGDNRSNSRDSRDFGPVPISAIKGQVWLSLWPPGTL is encoded by the coding sequence ATGGCAACCGGCAGCGACAAGCAGGCAGCAGGGCAGCAGGAGCAAGCCCAAGACCGGAGCGCGCTCCGCGAGATCGTGCAGACGCTGCTCACCGCCGTCATCATCTTCGTGCTGATCCGCGCGGTCGTCCTGACGTACCGGGTGGAGGGCACGTCGATGGTTCCGGCGCTCCAGCCGGGTCAGCTCCTGCTCGTGGGTCGGCACGCCTATCTGCACATCGACGTCAACGGCATCCTCGACGCCCTCCCCTTCGTCGAACGCGACGGCGAACGCATGGTGTACCCCTTCGGGAAGCCCAGCCGTGGCGACATCGTGATCCTGGACGCCCACGACGCCAGCGGGAAACCCTATGTCAAGCGCGTCGTCGGACTCCCCGGCGATCGGGTATCAATCCACGACGGCGCACTCTATGTGAACGGCGAGCGGCTCGATGAACCCTACATCAACGGCATGGCCACGACCCGACCGGGCCGCTTCCTCAGGGCCGGGAACGAGCAGGTTATCCCGGAAGGGTACGTGTTCGTGATGGGGGACAACCGCAGCAACTCGCGCGACTCGCGCGACTTCGGCCCCGTACCGATCAGTGCAATCAAGGGTCAGGTCTGGCTCTCCCTTTGGCCTCCCGGCACGCTCTGA